A window of Centroberyx gerrardi isolate f3 chromosome 19, fCenGer3.hap1.cur.20231027, whole genome shotgun sequence genomic DNA:
ATTAAATCTACAAATCAAAAAGGCCAGTTCCTGAACAGCTTGTCGTCAGATCCAATAGACTTGAGCCAACAACAGGGAGACTGAGAAAACGTTTGGAATCTTCTCCATTGTGAGAACATCTGGAATTCTGATACACAATGGCTCATAGACTTCATGTAAACATATCAGGTTTTGtgtaaatatatgtatttttatatatatatatatatatatatataaccctaacccatattCGACCCCCTTAATCTTttccgcattttgtaatacagcTGAATTGGAATCTGCATGCAATAACCCATGtctaatttttttatttacaataaatgcattttatttacatttaaatgcaAAGGTGAAATTGGAAATGCCCTTGAGATGTCTCTACAGCTACACCTTGATCCAGTCCACCTGTggtataaaatataataaaatatatacctgtggtatatatataaaatcaaggagacaaagaaacattcattcattttatagttttattgaTGGTAATTACCCATGGTTTTATTTTATCACTCATCCAGTAATAATCATGGCTTTAAAATTAAATTGACTTCcttattatccaaagtcacccTAGTCCATTTAAACACGCAATAGAAAAATATATACTTAATACTTTGTACAATACTGGTTTTGGTCCAAACAAAAGTGGATCAGAAAAGCCAATATACCTTTAGTCATCAAAGGCTCCCCAATTTGCATTTAAGTTCCTTTTAAATGGATTCGGGCAACTTTGAATATAGGGATTTACATAATAAATTCTAAAGACAAAAATGCTGAATGCGGAGTTGGTAACACACAAAAATTCAACttcacagattaaaaaaaaaatatcactatTTACAggtttttataataatattcaAAGGCCAAttaagagagagataaagagggagaggcagagagaggtaaagGGAGAGTATAACGAAtcaagaggagggaaggaacgagagagagaaagagagagagagagagagagagagagagagaaagaaagagggcacAAAAAGCAGAGTAGTGGAGCAAACCAGAGAGGTCAAAGAATTGAACATGGAACAGAGTTTGGAACTACACATTTACAAAGTCCTAAGGAGTAGGACCGGGGCTTCAGCCTCCAGCCCAGTCCATCCTCCACAGTGCATGGGTACGGTTCccctctcccacccccaccctccttaCTTCCTccccttgttttgttttaaacacATTCATTTGCTTCTCGCCTACGGCGGCCCTCGCTGCCCAGGCGATACTCGATCGTTCAGTTGTCATACACACACCGACACGCAACCTCAGCATGTACAAAGAAACCAAACACACCTCAAGTCTGTACataggggggggaaaaaaacaagcacgCTGCATTCATCACACAGAAACACGCTTATCCCTgtacatacagcacacacagcacTAACACCATGGCTACATCTCCAATGGCACCTTGATCACTATCTGTTATGTAAGAGTAGCAGTCTAAATAGTTTACAGGATTACCATTGGAGATTTGCCCCACAGCTCTCACTACCTCTCTGCATATCACAGCTCATAACCTGATCACCCATACTAATTAACAATAGGATTTTGTGTACACTCGCAACTCCTTAGATTTGCAGTTTTTGCCTTTGTAATTTTATTACAAAAAGTCATGCCTAAAGTCTAGCAGACATTTGCAGGTGTTGAAAATATAGATATATGACCGTCTTGTTTTTCATGTCGAGCAGAGGTTCCTTGCTTGATTGTTTTTTTAGTCAATGTCATTGTTGTAAGttaacagttttttttgatAACATGTCCCGTGGGAGGATCTCACATACTAACTGCTCTGGTCTacatgtgaaaacctcctaaGACACCAGCCCAGCCGTCAGTTAAACTCCGCCCATCTATCCAGCCCTAGGATAAAGCGGCCCCAGCCTCTGCCCTTCTTCACATGCTAAGTAAGTTCAGTGTTTGTCCAGTCGAGGCCCTCCAGGACTTTATTCAGCCTCCGGGAGGGATAcagtcaagtcaaagtcaagtctaGTTTCTGGTCGAGTCCCCAGGGCTCTACTTTCTGCGCCGCACGGCCGTCTTGATCTTGCGCCCAGCAATCGTTTGCTGTCCGGCAGGGGAGGCTACGAAGTTGGATTTAACCGACCTGGAAGAGTGAATGACATTTCCATTATTGTCACAAACACCGTCATCAACAACAGCTGTCAAGTTGGCCTGAAGACTTTGGACAAATCTATGTCAGGGTGCGCAGATATGATTCACAGCATACTAGCGTGCATTTATATTGAAAAGGTGCAACATACCCAATATTGAATGCAGCGGGCTGTGTGAAGTTGAATCCACCTCCAGGTGCAGCTGGTTGAGGTGCGATGGAGGGGGTGGCAGAGGGGGCAGGAGATGCCGCTGATCCCGCTCCAAAAGCAAACACACCCGAGTTGTTGGTCGAGGTTCCGAAAGCACTGGCTCCTCCAAACTGAAAGCCTCCACCTGATAACAAAGTCACACATTTAGTTGATCAAAAATGACTTTCATTTCATCAATTCATGCTAAAGATTTCTTCACATTGTGTGGATCATGAGCACATGGTACTGCAGATAACCTGCAAGCAAAACTGATGATGCCACTGCAGTCACCCACCTGGTGCGGAGTTAGTGGCTGCTCCAAACACAGGTGTGGAGTTGGCCTGCTGTCCAAAGCTCGGGGCCGCGTTGGGCTTGGCCCCAAAGGCCGGGGGCTGGGAGGCTGTGGCCGTGAAAGGGGAAGGGGCTGGGGATCCAAAAGCTGAGCCAAAGGAGGGGGTCTGGTTGGCCCCGAAACCACCAGAGGGGGCTGAGCTGAAGACAAACGGGGGGGGCGCAGCAGACGGGgctggagaaaaacaaagaaaaattaGTAAAGGTTGGGCAATAACAATACATGTACAGGTAATACAATTCAACATTTAAGAATTTCAAATATCATTAACAAAAAGGCAAGCCCTTTTACAATATAGCCACAAGTGTCAATACCAGGGTTTAAACCATTGGGGCAATGCTCATGATTCAAAACTGTCAAGAGCTATATGGAAATGTTCAAAGATTACACTTGCTGTCATTTGCTTAATTGTGATAGGGACATCCATTCAATGAGATTGAGACAGTTGTAACTTAAGAGTGGTGGCCATCAATTAAGTTCCCCATCCTGCGTCTAACCTCCGCtagacctgcagcagccacttCAGCCTCTTCATCCTTCTTTAACACACAACTCTATTCTTTCAAAGTCCTCTGCTATTATTCTGATTGTTGAAAAGTGGACAGTGTAGGAGAAGTATGACGACATTATGCCTCCCTTTGAGTTTGCATGAAATTTTGTGCATGTCTAAATAGGTCCCGACATGTCAACCAAGTTTCACAGTTATCGCTCAAGCCCACTATAAGCTATTATGTAACAGACAACATGCTCACGCACCTATGACAACCATACAACCAATTAAACATGTTCTATAAAAGGAACAAATTTCATGTAAAATATTCAGGACAAAAACAAGCATTATAGGCTACCAAAGGAGATACAGACCTGAAGatgaggcagcagagggcgctgctgcTCCAAAAGCAAAggagggagcagcagcaggagcagcgtTGGCAGCAGCCCCGAAGAGGAAGGGCTGAGCCGCGGgtggggccggggccggggcggAGTTCAGGGAGGTGGCTGATGGGGCAGGCGGCTGGCTGTCCTGGCTCTGGCCAAAGAAGGTCTTGGTTGGGGGAGCGTCACCTGAGGAAGAGGCGGCCTGACCAAAGATGAAGGTGCTGGGggctgcagcaggagcaggagcaggagcctGGGTGGAGCTGCTGGTGCTGCCAAACAGACTGGGGGCTGGGGTGGcggtggaggatgaggaggtggtggtggcaTTGCTGGTCATGAAGGAAAATGCTGGTtttggagcagcagcaggatctgtggGAGGGAAAAGACAGTGTCAATTATGGTGTGAACTATACTGCAGTAGAAAAGTTGTTTTGCTGAAACCTGAAATATTTTGTGaattaataaatcaacaaacaaaagcaacaatATTAaataagatgcactttattgatcccctaggggaaataaTGGCAGAATTAATCAACAAAGCATAACAGATCATAAGTCAACAAAACCATAATATTCACAAATGAAATGCTACATCTATGACTAGAATAATCAGTATGTTAAGTTTCTCTCACCTGCAGCACTTTGTCCAAAGCCGAAGGAGGGTTTAGGACCCTCTGGAGCGGGGTTTTCGCTCTTGTCTGCTGGCTTGCCGAAGGTGAATGTGGGTGCCGGCTGCTCTTTGGGAGCGTCGGGTTTGCTGAAGGAGAAACCCCCTAAAGTGGCAGGTGCCTGTGTGACCTCGGGCTCTTTACTAGCAGCACCAAACAGGAAGCCAGAGGGAGCAGAGGCAGCAgcttccttcttttcctctggCTTCCCAAAGGTAAACGCGGGAGCAGCAGGCTCCTTTTCTGCCGATAAGGATCCAAAAGTAGAGCCCCCTAGTGGTGTGTTGGTAGTCAGACTGGGCTCACCCAGCCTCCCAAATACAGATCcagtggtggtggtgtttgCTGATGTGGTGTCAGTTGATGACGCTGCACTGTCACTCTTTTCTTGCAAGGAAGTAGGGAGAGTAAAAGTCACAGAGGATGAGGTGATAGTGGGTGCTGCTGTTATTGTCTCATCGGGTTTTGACAGTCCAAAGGAGAAGCCGTCCTTGGAGGACTTACTCTCTGTGCTAGACGTTCCGGTTCCAAACGCTATCCCACCACTGGCTCCGAATTGAAACccagaacctgcagcaggttggTCTGACTTTTTGTCGTCACTGGCTGTTGCCTGGGTGGAGGCAGACCCAAATTTAAAGCCCTCGGTAGAGCCGCCGAATTTGAACCCTGACGGTTCAGTAGTGTCTTTAGAAGTGGTTTCTGATGAGGCGCTTCCAAATGACCCTCCAAATTTGAATCCACcagaggatgatgaggaggtcTCTGAAAGGGAACTCCCAAACTTGAACCCCCCAGATCCAGAGGTACAGTCTGATGATGAGCCAAACTTGAAACCTCCTGAACCAGAGGTAGAAGTGCCGAATGCAGAGGAGCCGGAGGTGCCAAAAGTGGATGAACCAAAAGCtgaacaagaaaaacaaagtatTACAATAATTCCAAAAGGTGAAATATACGGATCAAGCTTATTACAAATTTTATTCAGTTCAAAATTTTCTACCTTCTCCAGACCTTAATTACATCACTGGATTTGGTACTGATTTTTTGACGGTTCAACATGATGCATGAAAATAATGGTTGGGCAATATGATTTTCAACTAGGCGGCATCTTTAAATAGCTAAACATTATTTTCGTACACCAAATGTGAAGAAAATGAGTTAACAACTTGATAAAATATGCATCAGGACATATTTTGCCCCCCACACACTGAATAGGATTTGGGCACCAGCAATCAATTTTAGATCGGTCAGTGCTGTCATTAACCATCAACATGACAAAACCTCTGCTTCCACAGCAGGGAAGCATATTTACCTTTGGACTCCACTTTAGCTCCGGGTTTGGGTGTCTGGCAGGCAACACACTGTACGTCGGCGGCCTTGTTCTGTACACAGCAGACATCACAATCCCATGCACCCTCTGGCTTCTTAAACTTGTCCCCGAATCCCAACAGTGGGGCGCTGCTGGCCGACGCTGAGGCTAATGTTGAGGACGCTCCCGCTGACGCTCCTGTTAAGTGAGGAAAGGAAGACACACAAATCAACAAACCATCTCTCAACATCCCAATTATTTAGTGACAGTTAATGCGATTCTACTTTCATGAAAAAGGAGGAATTGTAAATACAGAGACCaagattttgtgttttggtgAGCAATGAACACCAACATTTGCTCTCTCCCCATTACCTGGTTTAGCGCTCATGCAGGCCACACACTTTGTGTCCTGCGCCTTGTTCTCCACCATACATGTATCACATTCCCATGCACCCTCTGGCTTCTTGAACTTGTCTCCAAATCCAACGAACCCTGTAGAAACGGGGGCTGTCGGGGTAGATACAGTCTTAACGGCTGAGAAGGCAGAGGGAAGAGTCAGTGAGGGTTTAACCCCCATGCCTGGCTTGGCTGTATCACAGGCCACGCACTTAACCGCGTCAGGTTTGTTCTGCACAAGACACGTATCGCACTCCCAGGTTCCCGCGGGTTTGGCAAACATTGCACCAAAACCTGTGGTGGTTGTAGTTGTGATAGTGCTGCTGTTCTCTAGCCCAGCCGAGGTGGCAGATGTTAGCTTACTGTCCGAAGATTTGGATGAGGAGGAATTGGGTTGTGGGGTCATGCAGGCAACGCACTTGGAGTCCGATGGTTTATTCTGAACTAAGCAGACGTCACAATTCCACGAGCCTGCCGGAGGTTTGAACAAGTCGCCAAACcctgtggaagaagaggagagggaggaggaggtgctaGAGGTGGAGGAAAGGGCCGTGGATTCTGTGGAGGTCTGCTGGGGAGCCGTTTCGGGACCTGGGGAACTCCGAGCAACAGGAGAGGCAAAGcctagagagagggaaaaggtgaAGGGTAAAAAACATTAGAACATCCAGATTCCGTCTTGCAAAGATGCAAACAAAAAATACTGCAGATAATGTTTAATTGATTCTAACCAGGTGCTTTGAGGAGGTCCAGCACACTGCCCTGCTTCAGGGTCTTGGCTGGTTTAAAGGGTCCTTCAAAATCTTCTGTGCTATTGCTTGTAGTTGACTTCACTGTAGAAAACAACAGGAGGATCAAAATCATTATTAGAGTTCCAATTTTCTGAATAAAGGCATGAAAACAACACCAGGCCAACTCGCGACACAACTCTTTCTTACCTGCTGCCACTATGGGAGTAGCTAGCTTCCCATTTGACATAGAGGGACCCATTTTTGCTACAGGTGCACTAAAAGTAAATCCAGCctaggaggaggaaaagaaaatgacTATTAGTATCAACTTTACTGATGTAAATAATTAAAATCTTGAAAATTACTACTCTTTAACAAACTGTATATACTTACAGAAGGGGAAAAGGTAGGT
This region includes:
- the nup153 gene encoding nuclear pore complex protein Nup153 yields the protein MAATGGGKIRSRRYHIASKPYAKSKQQQPGLISRVTDTVKSIVPSWLQKYFKNAEGGGDVQGTEQNSQPPPNGSEEGPPPLDGRDSPEPSTSNTEPSTSRASLNFQEHVLSRPPLNRSHLHFPPLDASSPVLGASSSLFSQPSTSSAPGPFSTGFSLVKEIKDNLSQHEDDNISTTSGFSSRASDKDVPTSKTALIPQLWSPETDRTSSGPQPAQSSLKKPAFNLSVFGTSSNSTLNSTVLNSSQLGDSPFYPGKTTYGGAAAVRSSRTRPGTPYQAPVRRQIKAKPAGAQPCGVTSATARRILQSLERMSSPLADAKRIPAAASPLSASMDGTNLDLSHFQSKKKRLDSPLPPVQRLVIPAAASVSGNRSVSFRPSLTPGGVGRTLDRTPRDTPTRQSPQIPEVAPGPSQSTTSSCGPAYPLSSTPAASSSSSGGGKMKRERTSTRPSSKRPEDDEVAEVPDLPAISLPISTFSLPTFSFSSPPSTAFIAVNPAPSMTPVTPAKETVTDKEPPTASTPPCEPFTFSSPIVKATAASPPTFSPSAGFTFSAPVAKMGPSMSNGKLATPIVAAVKSTTSNSTEDFEGPFKPAKTLKQGSVLDLLKAPGFASPVARSSPGPETAPQQTSTESTALSSTSSTSSSLSSSSTGFGDLFKPPAGSWNCDVCLVQNKPSDSKCVACMTPQPNSSSSKSSDSKLTSATSAGLENSSTITTTTTTGFGAMFAKPAGTWECDTCLVQNKPDAVKCVACDTAKPGMGVKPSLTLPSAFSAVKTVSTPTAPVSTGFVGFGDKFKKPEGAWECDTCMVENKAQDTKCVACMSAKPGASAGASSTLASASASSAPLLGFGDKFKKPEGAWDCDVCCVQNKAADVQCVACQTPKPGAKVESKAFGSSTFGTSGSSAFGTSTSGSGGFKFGSSSDCTSGSGGFKFGSSLSETSSSSSGGFKFGGSFGSASSETTSKDTTEPSGFKFGGSTEGFKFGSASTQATASDDKKSDQPAAGSGFQFGASGGIAFGTGTSSTESKSSKDGFSFGLSKPDETITAAPTITSSSVTFTLPTSLQEKSDSAASSTDTTSANTTTTGSVFGRLGEPSLTTNTPLGGSTFGSLSAEKEPAAPAFTFGKPEEKKEAAASAPSGFLFGAASKEPEVTQAPATLGGFSFSKPDAPKEQPAPTFTFGKPADKSENPAPEGPKPSFGFGQSAADPAAAPKPAFSFMTSNATTTSSSSTATPAPSLFGSTSSSTQAPAPAPAAAPSTFIFGQAASSSGDAPPTKTFFGQSQDSQPPAPSATSLNSAPAPAPPAAQPFLFGAAANAAPAAAPSFAFGAAAPSAASSSAPSAAPPPFVFSSAPSGGFGANQTPSFGSAFGSPAPSPFTATASQPPAFGAKPNAAPSFGQQANSTPVFGAATNSAPGGGFQFGGASAFGTSTNNSGVFAFGAGSAASPAPSATPSIAPQPAAPGGGFNFTQPAAFNIGSVKSNFVASPAGQQTIAGRKIKTAVRRRK